The Coleofasciculaceae cyanobacterium genomic interval TAGTATTAGCGATGCTGCTTGGGGCGAAATGTTTCGTCAGCTTGAATATAAATGTGAATGGTACGGACGCACATTGGTTAAAATTGACCGATTTTTCCCCAGTAGTAAGCGATGCAGCCATTGCGGTTTCGTAATGGATAAATTGCCTCTTGATGTTCGTACCTGGGATTGCACTAGCTGCAACACCCAAGGTATTGACAGAGATATCAATGCAGGATCGAATATACTCGCGGCAGGGCTTGCCGTGATTGTCTGCGGATCGGACATAAGACCTGATAGACATAGTTCTAAAGGGCAGTTGAGCAAAACCCGTAAGGGAAGGAAACAGAAACCTAAGTCGTGAGTCTTAGGAATCCCCCGCTATAATCTCTGATTTAGCGGTTGGGAGGATGTCAAAAGAGCAATTTAAACCTATGAGTGCATCGACTGAAACCAGACCACTAATAAAGCAGCCAGAACGCCTCGAAGCTCGTCTACAGGAGATTCCCCCCGAAGCTGGGGTGTATTTCATGCGGAATAGTAGCGGGGACATTTTATATATCGGCAAGTCCAAAAAACTGCGATCGCGAGTCCGTTCTTATTTTCGCACAGCACAAAAACTGAGCGATCGCATTGCCATGATGGTACGTCAGGTAACGGAGATTGAATTTATTGTCACCGACACCGAAGCAGAGGCTTTGGCGTTAGAAGCCAACTTAGTTAAGAAACATCAGCCTTACTATAATGTCTTGCTTAAGGATGATAAAAAATATCCTTATGTTTGCATCACTTGGTCAGAAGATTACCCTCGTATTTTTATTACCCGCAAACGTCGGGCAACAAATCAGCGCGATCGCTATTATGGCCCCTATGTAGATACCCGTCTGCTGCGGTACACTCTACATACAATTAAGCGGGTTTTTCCTCTGCGTCAGCGTCCCAAACCTTTATTTAAAGATCGTCCTTGTCTCAACTATGACATGGGAAGATGTCCAGGAGTATGTCAATCAATGATTACTCCCGAAGAATACAAAAAGATCGTCCAGAAAGTAGCGATGGTATTCCAAGGAAGAAGTGATGAATTGGTAGATACATTAAAAGCTCAGATGGACAAAGCAGTAGAAAGATTAGACTTTGAAAAAGCTGCTCAATATCGCGATCGGCTCAAAGCATTATCTAATCTCAATGCCGAGCAAAAAGTATCCTTACCTGATGATACTGTCTCCCGCGATGCGATCGCGCTAGCTGCGGACGAAAAACACTGTTGTATTCAACTATTTCAAATACGTGCGGGTAAATTAGTCGGACGATTGGGCTTTTTTGCCGATGCTAAATCTGGCACGCCTGGGGCAATTTTACAGCGGGTATTAGAAGAACACTACGCTACGGTGGAGGCGGTAGAAATCCCGACCGAAATTTTGGTACAGCACGAATTACCAGAAGGAGAAATTTTAACTGAATGGTTGGGCGATCAAAAAGGTCGAAAAATTAGCTTAATCAATCCTCAGAGGCAGGTTAAAGCTGAACTGATTGAAATGGTGGAACGCAACGCCAATTATGAATTAGAACGTACTCAGCGAGTAAGCGATCGCAATACTCTGGCTTTACAGGATTTAGCGACAATTCTCGATTTACCTGAACTGCCTAAACGCATCGAAGGGTATGATATTTCGCATATACAAGGTTCAAACGCCGTAGCTTCTCAGGTAGTTTTTATTGATGGTGTCCCTGCCAAACAATATTACCGTCATTACAAAATTAAAAATCCTGATGTTAAAATTGGTCGTTCTGATGACTTTGCTTCTCTGGCAGAGGTAATTAGCCGTCGCTTTCGCAAGTATAAACGTGAAGCAGAACCAGATATTCCCTGGGATAATTTTAAACATCAAGAAGGCGAAGCAGATTTTCCCAATCTATTAATGATTGATGGTGGTAAAGGACAATTATCTGCGGTGGTTAAAATACTGCAAGAGATGAATTTACTAGATGTAGTTAAGGTAGTTAGTTTAGCTAAAAAAAGAGAAGAAATCTTTTTACCAGGAGAATCAATTCCTTTAGATACCGACTCTGAACAACCAGGGGTACAGCTACTGAGAAGAGTGCGAGATGAGTCTCACCGCTTTGCCGTTAGTTTCCATCGTCAACAGCGACTAAAAAGCAGCAGGCGATCGCGTTTAGCCGAAATTCCTGGCTTGGGTTTCCATCGCCAAAAGCAACTTCTGGCTCATTTTCACTCGATTGACTATATCCGCGAGGCAAGCGTAGATAAGCTAACTGAAGCCCCTGGTATTGGTCGAGGTTTGGCACAGGAAATTTATAATTATTTCCATCCCAGCTAAATTAATTAAGGCGTTGCTAATTTAGGTAATGATGTACAAAATACGACTATTTTTAGTAATCACAGACTTGGTAGTACCACGTCTAGGCTAAAATGCTGGGTTGATTCCCCCAAGCTTGGGGGCTAGGGGGCCCAAACTAATTTTCAATACCCAACCTACTAGCTTTAACTTGTCACAGTTGGCTATTAACCGTTGGCTTTTGCATAAATTTTGTTTTGTATACTTGGTGCAGCAATCATTAAAATTCTCTGCATCAACCGAGGAAAAATACGCTGACCCCAAACAGCTAAATAACTCTGCCAGCCTACTAAAATCTCCCCTGAGTTTTTGTATAGCCCTGAAACTAATGCCTGAGCCACTTTTTCGGGAGTCATCGGCATTACCCAGCGAAACAACTTAAGCTCACGCGCCATATCAGTATCCGTTAATGTTGGTAGCAATGCCACAACTTTAATATTGTGATCGGCTAATTCGCTTCGTAGGGCTTGAGTAAAACCAATAATAGCAAACTTGGTTGCCGAATAAGTAGACATGGTAGGGGCTGCAACTTTACCCATCAAGCTAGAAACGTTAACGATCGTGCCTTCTTGGCGATTTGCCATACGTTTTGCCATCAGACGGGTAATGGTCATCATACCGATTAAGTTAAGCGAAATTTCTTCTTCAACTTTTGGTAGCCGAGTTTCGAGGAAGGGTGCTTGATGAGCGACTCCGGCACAGTTTATTAATATATGAATTGGTCGATGAGTACGCCATGCCTGAGCGATCGCAATATCGATTGAAGCTGATTGGGTGAGATCTAAAGATAAAGTAGTTACTTTAACTCCCATAGTGGTAATTTCTGTTGCGACTTCAGATAGCCTTTGTCGATCCCTAGCTACTAATAGTAAATGTTGAATACCTTGTCGGGCTAGTTCTAAAGCGATCGCTTTTCCAATACCGCGAGAAGCACCAGTAATTAAAGCTGTTTTTCCTTTGATATTCATAAATTAAAACCTCACTATGCTGGTGAATTATGGCAATTAACTTAAGCAATTATCTATTCGATTATTTTAGGAGATAGAGTTGATGCTTAATCGTATTTTGTATTTACTAGATTTATTTACAAATACTATTTTATTTAGCCACATCCGTAATTAATGCTACTTTAATCGCCTTATCTATAGTTTTACTTCTCCTTATGAACAAGGTTGGCAAATATATTGCTTGAAAATATATGCTCAAAATATAATCAAGTTAACGATCTATAGTTGCCAATAATCTATTTTCTTTGTTAAACTTGGCAAAAATTTTAACACATAAGTATTTGCTGAATATTTGGCTAAATGTTTTGCATAACACATTATAATTTTTAGGTATTTTTCTAACTTTGCATACCTTAACAAAAAAAGATAAAGGTTGGAGCTAGTTTTAGTATCAAAGATGGCAATTGCTAAATTTTATTCACTAAAGTTTTTGATAAAACAGGCAAAATATAGCTTTGAGACTTTAGTAAAAATAAATTAATATTTAGTTATATAAAAGATAATTTTTACTAATATTTGGATGGCGAGTAAGTCTAGTTTTTTATTCCCTAAGAGGATATTGAAACTAACGCACTTAATTAATTGAGAATGTCTGCAATTCTCTTGTGCCTATTGCCGACGTGCTTGATGCCTCAAATTTTTTAAGCTATTTTGTCATTACGTAAATCCCCGACGTAGTTGTTATCTGCCGAAAAACAACTTGCCGTTCTAATTGGGAATAATTATAAAATCAAAGAAAAGCAATACTTAAATTTTTAGCAACTACCGATAAATGTCTCATTCTCAAGATATAACTACCCTCGCCCGTTGGATGGCATCAGACTTTAGTAATCAAGCGCAAGCCTATGCTAATCCACCTTTTTTTGCTCATATACGTGTTTGTATGCGTCCTTTACCCAATGATTTGCTTGACGGCATCAGCTTGTTTCTGGAACAGGCTTACGATTTTATGCTCGATCAACCCTATCGTTTGCGGATTATTAAATTAAGTGTGGTAGACGATCGCATCGAATTAGAAAACTATAAAGTAAGAGAACAAGAAAAGTTTTATGGTGCATCTCGTAACCTAGACCTATTAAGCACTCTCACTCCTGATTTAGTTGAAAAAATGGAGGGTTGCGACATGAATGTAACCTGGACAGGCAGCAGTTTTCAAGGACAAATCAAGCCTGGCAAAGCCTGTATTGTAGAACGCCAGGGCAAAATAACTTATTTGGATAATAGCTTTGAAGTTACCGATCGCCAACTAACTAGCTACGATCGTGGACGCGATCCCGAAACAGATGAACTAATTTGGGGATCGATCGCTGGGCCATTTGAATTTTTCTCGAATCAGAGTTTTGCCGAGGAAGTAATTCCCTCGCTCGATAGAAGCACGATCTAAGATCTATTCATATAGGCTGGTAAACTAGACTTTAAACTGCATTTAATTAAGGAAGATGCACCTTGCCCGAACTACCAGAAGTAGAAACAGTCCGACGTGGATTAAATAATTTAACTACTAAACAACCAATCCAGAAGGTTGAAGTTTTACTAGCTAGGACAGTGGCTTATCCCTCTTGTTTAGAGGAATTTGAGCAGGCTATTACTGGAGTTGCGATCGCCCAATGGTACAGACGGGGTAAATATCTTCTTGCCCAGTTAGAATGCGATCGATCTGCTGGCTGGTTGGGGGTGCATCTGCGCATGACAGGACAACTTCTCTGGCTACCACAAGATTGTCCGCTACAAAAACATACCCGCATCCGTCTGCTGTTTGCTAATAATCAAGAATTGCGCTTTGTCGATGCTCGTACCTTCGGCAAATTTTGGTATGTCCCTGCCGAAAAAGAAATTCAATCAATTATTACTGGGTTGCAAAAATTAGGACCTGAACCTTTTGCTGCTGATTTTTCAGTAAAATATTTGGTTAATCAGTTAAGTAATCGTCGCCGCCATATTAAGACAATGCTGCTGGATCAAAGTATCGTGGCGGGTATTGGCAATATATATGCTGACGAAGCTTTATTTAAAAGCGGTATTCTGCCTGATACGGTAGCAGCCGATCTAACACAGATGCAGATTAAGCGATTACACCAAGCAATTATTGATGTCCTACAAATTTCCCTAGAAAAAGGTGGTACAACCTTTAGTGATTTTCTCGATTTGTTGGGCGTTAGTGGCAATTATGGTGCGACAGCCTCGGTTTATGGCAGAAAAGGCGAACCCTGTCGTGTCTGTGATACGCTCATTGAAAAGACAAAATTAGGCGGGCGATCATCTCATTTCTGCCCTAGTTGTCAAAGTTAAGGTCAACGTTACACCGCCACGGGCCTATCCGCGCATGATTATGCGACGCGAAGGACGCGACGTAAGGAGCTAATCCTTTAGGGCTAGTCCTAAAGGATACCGCTCCGAGACCGAAGGGCGGAGTGCGGTTTATCCGTGAATCCGTGATTGGCATATCCTTTAGGGCGAAGCTTATCATGCACGGACTAGCTGAGTCCTAAAGGACTTGCTTCGGCAAATGCTTTAGGACAGCCCCTTGTAAAACGACGGTCCTAAAGGACGACGCGAAGGACGCGCCTCCAGGCGCTAATCCTTTAGGGCTAGTGTGACCGAAGGGAATCCTTTAGGGCTTTAGCATACCGCTCCGAGACCGAAGGGCGGAGTGCGGTTTATCCGTGAATCCTTTAGGGCATATGCGTGCGTTGACCGCGGAAGGCGGTCACAAATTTGTTCCCTAGCTTTACTCCCAATCAAAGTTTTTGGATGAGTATGACTAGTTGATTGAAAGATTGAGTG includes:
- the uvrC gene encoding excinuclease ABC subunit UvrC; protein product: MSASTETRPLIKQPERLEARLQEIPPEAGVYFMRNSSGDILYIGKSKKLRSRVRSYFRTAQKLSDRIAMMVRQVTEIEFIVTDTEAEALALEANLVKKHQPYYNVLLKDDKKYPYVCITWSEDYPRIFITRKRRATNQRDRYYGPYVDTRLLRYTLHTIKRVFPLRQRPKPLFKDRPCLNYDMGRCPGVCQSMITPEEYKKIVQKVAMVFQGRSDELVDTLKAQMDKAVERLDFEKAAQYRDRLKALSNLNAEQKVSLPDDTVSRDAIALAADEKHCCIQLFQIRAGKLVGRLGFFADAKSGTPGAILQRVLEEHYATVEAVEIPTEILVQHELPEGEILTEWLGDQKGRKISLINPQRQVKAELIEMVERNANYELERTQRVSDRNTLALQDLATILDLPELPKRIEGYDISHIQGSNAVASQVVFIDGVPAKQYYRHYKIKNPDVKIGRSDDFASLAEVISRRFRKYKREAEPDIPWDNFKHQEGEADFPNLLMIDGGKGQLSAVVKILQEMNLLDVVKVVSLAKKREEIFLPGESIPLDTDSEQPGVQLLRRVRDESHRFAVSFHRQQRLKSSRRSRLAEIPGLGFHRQKQLLAHFHSIDYIREASVDKLTEAPGIGRGLAQEIYNYFHPS
- a CDS encoding chromophore lyase CpcT/CpeT, translated to MSHSQDITTLARWMASDFSNQAQAYANPPFFAHIRVCMRPLPNDLLDGISLFLEQAYDFMLDQPYRLRIIKLSVVDDRIELENYKVREQEKFYGASRNLDLLSTLTPDLVEKMEGCDMNVTWTGSSFQGQIKPGKACIVERQGKITYLDNSFEVTDRQLTSYDRGRDPETDELIWGSIAGPFEFFSNQSFAEEVIPSLDRSTI
- a CDS encoding SDR family NAD(P)-dependent oxidoreductase — encoded protein: MNIKGKTALITGASRGIGKAIALELARQGIQHLLLVARDRQRLSEVATEITTMGVKVTTLSLDLTQSASIDIAIAQAWRTHRPIHILINCAGVAHQAPFLETRLPKVEEEISLNLIGMMTITRLMAKRMANRQEGTIVNVSSLMGKVAAPTMSTYSATKFAIIGFTQALRSELADHNIKVVALLPTLTDTDMARELKLFRWVMPMTPEKVAQALVSGLYKNSGEILVGWQSYLAVWGQRIFPRLMQRILMIAAPSIQNKIYAKANG
- a CDS encoding DNA-formamidopyrimidine glycosylase, whose amino-acid sequence is MPELPEVETVRRGLNNLTTKQPIQKVEVLLARTVAYPSCLEEFEQAITGVAIAQWYRRGKYLLAQLECDRSAGWLGVHLRMTGQLLWLPQDCPLQKHTRIRLLFANNQELRFVDARTFGKFWYVPAEKEIQSIITGLQKLGPEPFAADFSVKYLVNQLSNRRRHIKTMLLDQSIVAGIGNIYADEALFKSGILPDTVAADLTQMQIKRLHQAIIDVLQISLEKGGTTFSDFLDLLGVSGNYGATASVYGRKGEPCRVCDTLIEKTKLGGRSSHFCPSCQS
- a CDS encoding zinc ribbon domain-containing protein, whose amino-acid sequence is MFRQLEYKCEWYGRTLVKIDRFFPSSKRCSHCGFVMDKLPLDVRTWDCTSCNTQGIDRDINAGSNILAAGLAVIVCGSDIRPDRHSSKGQLSKTRKGRKQKPKS